The Paenibacillus sp. BIC5C1 DNA segment GGAGCTAAAGGTTCGGTTCTGTCCATCGCTGTAGCTGGTAAAAATCAGCATCAGGATGCAGGCGCGAAAATGATTCACTTGGCTCCAGATACAACATCAACGATTGTATCCAAGTCGATCAGTAAACATGGTGGTAAAGTAACTTACCGTGGTCTGGCTTCCTTTGGTCGCCAAGCGGAAGGTGCAAAATCCAATATCAAATGTGATACACTCATTCTGGATAATGAGTCCACATCCGATACCATTCCTTACAATGAAATCATGAATGATAACATCATGCTGGAGCATGAAGCTACGGTATCCAAAGTGTCCGAAGATCAACTCTTCTACCTGATGAGCCGTGGTTTGACTGATGCAGAAGCAACACAGATGATCATCATGGGCTTTATTGAACCGTTCACGAAGGAACTGCCGATGGAATATGCGGTAGAGATGAACAGATTGATTAAATTCGAAATGGAAGGGTCTATTGGTTAATCCAACTGCCCTTGCACGTCTCAAAACGTCGATTCTGATTGTGGCGAAGTTATGCTGTATTAGTTTCACGCGACCTATATAGAGAATCAAGAAAGATCGAGGGAGTTTATCCCTCGATCTTTTTTTATTGCAGTAGAAACACACTTGAATGCTCTATCCCGGGTTTATTTGTAATAATATATGATCAATAGCACAAGCCATTTACTAGATTTAAGCATCTAATGATAGAAAAGGATGTGAATACATGAGCATAAATCCGTTTAAGGGATATCGGGTTACAAGTTCATTTGGCTACCGAATCCATCCTATTTCTGGCGGTCAGACATTTCATCGCGGAATCGATCTCGTCACAGAGCCATGGAATGGGCCCATACATGCATTTATGGACGGGACTGTACGCTTTGCTTCAGAAGGTGCTACAGGCTCAGGATTCGGTGGCTACGGGCTTACGGTTGCGGTGCAGGATCATAGGGGCTACTTGCATTGTTATGCTCACCTTTCCCGAATTGCAGTAAAAGTTGGGCAGCAAGTGAAACAAGGACAACTTCTTGGTAATCAGGGAAGTACAGGCGAAAGCACGGGTCCGCATGTGCATTATGAGGTACGCAAAACTAGCTCCCCTTCGTATGGATACACGGCTAGTGAAAGTGGTGTTGTTGATCCAGGAATCTACTTGCAATCTGAATATAGTTCAACGGTTGAAGGACAGGAGGGAACCCCAATGACGACGGAGGAGAGAGAGCGGTTAACAGCGATTGAGAAGATGCTGGAATCCCAGTCGGCCTGGATTCAGCAGCAGAAAAACATTTCAAGTATGGCTTGTCCGTCCTGGGCTGAGGAAGCTTATCATTATTACCAATCGTATATAAATAACGAGACAGGCAGTTATGACTTTTGGAGATTGCTTGTCATCATGTATCGTAAGGAGAAGGGCATTAAGGTCTCTTCCACCTCCTCAAGTTAACTGGCAAAGCAGGCAGACAACCATTTATTGAATGTTGCCAGTTCGCCCGGTTCATCCAAACGCAAACGTCATATGTTAGGGTATACCTGATGAAGAGGAGGCAATCACATGAGCGAAGTTGGATATGGCTGTGGTGGCAATGTAGGCGGCGTAGGCGGATACAATATGTTCACCAACACAGGTGCGATCTTGGTACTGTTCATTCTGTTGGTTATCATCACTAAAGCATTCTGCGTTTAATTGGATAAAAACGAATAAGAATAAAAAAAGGGATGCCTTAGTGGCTCCCTTTTTTTACTTGTAAAGCATGTACACGTATGACATGTTCTCTTGAACTTGGATTGCTCTAACTGCTGCAGCACATACCTGAATGCTAATGCTTACTGGATATAAATTTCAACGATAGCTACATCTCTTTCCTTCGCTAAATCAATGAAGGTTGTAGAGGTTTGAACGAGTGGGCGGAAGTAATCCGCGGGGTTGTTCAAGACAATTAGACCGGTTTCGCCTGTCGTGAGCAAAACCCTTTTGCCAATAAAATTGGGTAGCATATGTTTGATGAGTTCCTGCGTAACTTCAGCATTCAACTGACCGAAGCTGAGGCTGTATAATTCGCATAGCACGGAGATTAGTTCCTGCTTGGTCTGATACACCCGAGTGGTCGTCATCGCGCTGTAAACATCGGCTACAGCCGTTATACGGGCAAATGGATGAATCTCGTCCCCTTTCAGTCCGTAAGGGTAGCCGCTTCCATCCTCACGCTCATGATGCTGGAGGGCAACGGTTGCAAGGATCTCGTCCTGTGTGGACTCTTTAACAAT contains these protein-coding regions:
- a CDS encoding M23 family metallopeptidase; amino-acid sequence: MSINPFKGYRVTSSFGYRIHPISGGQTFHRGIDLVTEPWNGPIHAFMDGTVRFASEGATGSGFGGYGLTVAVQDHRGYLHCYAHLSRIAVKVGQQVKQGQLLGNQGSTGESTGPHVHYEVRKTSSPSYGYTASESGVVDPGIYLQSEYSSTVEGQEGTPMTTEERERLTAIEKMLESQSAWIQQQKNISSMACPSWAEEAYHYYQSYINNETGSYDFWRLLVIMYRKEKGIKVSSTSSS
- a CDS encoding YjcZ family sporulation protein is translated as MSEVGYGCGGNVGGVGGYNMFTNTGAILVLFILLVIITKAFCV